CGGGCGAGCCCGGCTGCCGCAGCCGCACATAGACCGTGCCCACGGCGTAGGAGAGCGCTGACAGCAGCACCAGCCCGCCCGCCAGCAGCCCATCCCCGCCCAGCAGCGCCTGCGAGCCGAGAATCACCGCGATCCCCGCGAAGCCGGCCGCCATCCCCGCCAGGGTCCGCAGCCCCGGCCGTTCCGCCGGCAGGAAGGGGAAGGCCAGCAGCGCGACGAAGAGCGGCGTGGTGGACTGAATCAGCGCCACCGTCGCCGCCCCCAGAGAGACCAGCGCCACCGCGAGAAGGCAGTTCGGCAGCCAGCCATTCGTCGTGCCCAACAGCAGCCCGTGCCGCCAGATGCCGCGCCGCACCCCGCGAAGCGCGCCTGTCGCCATCACGAAGCCCAGCATCACCACGGCCGCCACCACCCCCCGCCCGAAGGAGAGCGCGAAGGGCGGCATGGAGCGCGTGGCCAGCCGCACCACGGGAAAGGCGGTGGCCCAGAGCCCGGAAACCAACAGGAGCCGCCACCAGAGCGGCCAGCCCGAGAGCGGCGCCCCGCTCAAGCCGGGGCCCC
This genomic window from Pararoseomonas sp. SCSIO 73927 contains:
- a CDS encoding DMT family transporter, which encodes MSGAPLSGWPLWWRLLLVSGLWATAFPVVRLATRSMPPFALSFGRGVVAAVVMLGFVMATGALRGVRRGIWRHGLLLGTTNGWLPNCLLAVALVSLGAATVALIQSTTPLFVALLAFPFLPAERPGLRTLAGMAAGFAGIAVILGSQALLGGDGLLAGGLVLLSALSYAVGTVYVRLRQPGSPVALSVGQQAASALGAGAMTLLFEPAGAFDQPIEVWGAVLWLGVVSSALPLAFFLALAQRARATDAAMTGYLQPGFAALFAAPLLGEWPEPRVWLGGAVVLLGVWLATGRRGP